One genomic region from Drosophila subpulchrella strain 33 F10 #4 breed RU33 chromosome 2R, RU_Dsub_v1.1 Primary Assembly, whole genome shotgun sequence encodes:
- the LOC119551339 gene encoding uncharacterized protein LOC119551339 isoform X2, translating into MTFTRLKTLSLLVCALLALSFPGYVNGATNNNSKKGSQPVAPIEPEAVIEEVNAKQLEKLLADKDYVAVFWYARSCVTCDKVLAELEKIDDDTDSFGVDFVKINDKRLAKQYGIKNFPALTYFREKEPIIYDGDLMDEEGVLDFLTSLEAMDLPDRIEEVNSKILQKIIEDTDFVAVLFCPDHETCPPRVMDKQQCRKCAKALQELENIDDEADQLGIGFVKIHDEALADEYNLGNLPALVYYRHQTPIIYEGELQREEDVLEWLVQNKSTGDEDDVIEDVTSKTLSTLISNIDNLVVLFYDHGNDDSMTVLEELEQIDDDCDKHGIQFVKIDDAKAAADYGIDSIPAIVYFEKEIPNVYDGDLMDEEQILKWLLGQLERDEIEDVTDEMLDTMIKEGRVIAVLFYDNNDKKSQKVLEELENIDDECDALGITFVKIDNPEEAVEYGINKVPKLIYFEKGIPTIYEGNLEDEEKLLKWLTDQTSSDQIEDITDEMLDLIIEKMPHVAVLFYDKDQKKSQKILAELENIDDECDQNDIAFVKIDDDKEAKEWGIDEIPSIVLFERGIPHIYEGDLMKEDELLGWLVHQKRYSEIPEVTDEMKDKLVENTEHLAVIFYDKDDKQDMRILNELENIDDELEKEGIVIVRIDNAAEAKEYGLDHLPALIYFENKIPALYEGDLMNEDEVLEWLLVQKKTATIEEVTDEILVNLINEHEYVVVFFTGPCEPGETCDHTLNALESIDDELDEAGIIFVTTEDTGVAKKYNVKTYPRLVFFRNRDPLHFTGDLDDEDEVLAWITDDETLEIPGKIEEVNVKMLDKILAENDHVVVFFYAEGDKKAQKILNELENIDDECEEKDIDFVKTSDDDIDKEYDLPGLPALAFYRHKFRTIYTGDLMKEEEILEWVIDLHESTADVIESVDRKTLQVLINDVEHLAVFFYDDECESCSDILEELENIDDDTDKHGIQFVKSNDVKLAHEIGIFAFPALVYYETGVPIMYDGNIASNQDVFNWILEQKADQSIQLINRDQLFEYIGTKDFLAVVFYKEDDPDSPRVLRHIELIDDEAAEYGIYIVKMHDKLMAKKYGYRNPPGLTYFRKGKYINYDGDIDDEEEVLDWLTSPANMEMTDHIEQVNRKMFEKIRKNSDYVAVIFYSDECKQCPRVLAEVEHIDDEADKAGIDFVKIDDKQMAKEYGVFALPAIVFFKPTSKEPVIYAGDLYEEEQILTWLITQKDPSGDVIEDLEGERLVHLIEESGSIAVYFWNKTKCDICNSKAARKARLKKERDQHQQEGGAASAAAAFGSEADPSEAAAGGAEDSPGAGAGSEGESAPPASAAAPPDASTGKQEDDADGCEQCTKVLEELENIDDDCDKHGITFVKTRDFSVADGYGVHEYPALVYFEGGIPNVFEGELSEEEEVLQWLITQKTEDRIELITRQMLETMVEETQYLAVYFYKINCNICDQILEGLELIDDECDVFGIHMVKIQDPQLAKRYSIKTFPALVYFRNGNPLLFEGDLQNEQSVLEWLIDDDNRELADEIEEVNERMLDRLMAESTLLVVFFYDDDCAECEEILEELEEIDGEADMFGIDFVKIASMQAAKTYEIVNIPSLVYFRKQVPVLYDGDLHQHDKVITWLTSQDVFEIKNEIEEVNRKMLDKLLEENEFLAVFFYEHNQPDSTAALEKLENIDSETDNLDITFVKMADSRYAKKWGVTKLPAMVYFRRRFPSIYRGDLLSEDEVLEWLRKNRFRQPELNIFMYALIALAVAFVIYTAFLLQCFKPAPPPPVQHPKQS; encoded by the exons ATGACTTTCACTCGCCTCAAGACTCTTTCGCTGCTCGTGTGCGCTCTGCTGGCACTGAGTTTTCCCGGATATGTGAACGGCGctaccaacaacaacagcaagaAGGGCTCGCAGCCAGTGGCGCCCATCGAACCGGAAGCCGTCATCGAGGAGGTCAATGCCAAGCAGCTGGAGAAGCTCCTGGCCGACAAGGATTACGTGGCCGTCTTCTGGT ATGCGCGTAGCTGCGTGACCTGTGATAAGGTTTTAGCGGAACTCGAGAAAATCGACGATGACACCGACTCCTTCGGTGTGGACTTTGTGAAAATCAACGACAAACGACTAGCCAAACAGTATGGCATCAAGAACTTCCCCGCCCTCACCTACTTCAG GGAAAAGGAGCCTATCATCTACGATGGCGACCTCATGGACGAGGAGGGCGTGCTCGACTTCCTCACCTCGCTGGAGGCCATGGATCTGCCCGATCGCATCGAGGAGGTCAATTCCAAGATTTTGCAGAAGATCATCGAGGACACCGACTTTGTAGCCGTTCTATTCT GTCCAGATCATGAAACATGCCCGCCCAGGGTTATGG ACAAACAGCAATGCCGCAAGTGCGCCAAGGCCTTGCAGGAGCTGGAGAATATCGACGACGAAGCCGATCAGCTGGGCATCGGGTTTGTGAAAATTCACGACGAGGCCCTGGCCGACGAGTACAATCTCGGCAATCTGCCAGCCCTGGTCTACTACCGCCACCAGACTCCGATCATATACGAAG GTGAACTTCAGCGGGAGGAGGACGTCTTGGAGTGGTTGGTGCAGAATAAGTCGACGGGCGATGAAGATGATGTTATTGAGGACGTCACTTCGAAGACTCTGTCGACGCTGATCAGCAATATCGACAACCTGGTTGTGCTATTTT ATGATCATGGAAATGACGACTCGATGACCGTGTTGGAGGAGCTAGAGCAAATCGACGACGACTGCGACAAGCATGGCATTCAGTTTGTGAAAATCGACGATGCCAAGGCGGCAGCCGATTACGGAATCGATTCG ATTCCGGCCATTGTTTACTTTGAAAAAGAAATTCCAAATGTGTACGACGGCGATCTCATGGACGAGGAGCAGATTCTGAAATGGTTGTTGGGGCAGTTGGAACGGGATGAGATCGAGGACGTCACGGACGAAATGCTCGACACAATGATCAAAGAAGGACGCGTCATTGCCGTGCTGTTCT ACGACAACAACGACAAGAAGTCCCAGAAAGTGCTCGAAGAGCTCGAGAACATCGACGACGAGTGCGACGCTCTGGGCATTACCTTCGTGAAGATCGACAATCCCGAGGAGGCCGTTGAATATGGCATCAATAAAGTTCCTAAACTGATATACTTTGAAAAAGGCATTCCAACTATTTACGAAGGCAATCTGGAGGACGAGGAGAAGCTCCTGAAATGGCTAACAGACCAAACGAGTTCCGATCAAATCGAGGACATCACCGACGAAATGTTGGATTTGATCATTGAGAAAATGCCCCACGTAGCCGTTCTCTTCT ACGACAAAGACCAAAAGAAATCACAGAAAATCCTCGCAGAATTGGAAAACATTGACGATGAGTGCGATCAGAATGATATTGCCTTTGTCAAGATCGATGATGACAAGGAGGCCAAAGAATGGGGTATCGATGAGATACCATCGATTGTACTCTTTGAACGTGGAATTCCACACATCTACGAGGGTGATCTGATGAAAGAGGATGAGCTGCTTGGCTGGTTGGTGCACCAGAAGCGCTATTCCGAAATTCCCGAAGTCACCGACGAGATGAAGGACAAACTGGTCGAGAACACCGAGCACTTGGCGGTTATCTTCT ACGACAAGGACGATAAGCAGGATATGCGCATCCTGAACGAACTGGAAAACATCGACGATGAGCTGGAGAAGGAGGGTATTGTCATCGTGCGTATCGATAATGCCGCCGAAGCCAAGGAATATGGTCTCGACCATTTGCCCGCCCTCATCTACTTCGAGAACAAGATCCCCGCCCTCTACGAAGGCGATCTGATGAACGAGGATGAGGTTCTGGAGTGGCTGCTGGTGCAGAAGAAGACGGCTACCATCGAGGAGGTCACCGATGAGATCCTGGTCAACCTGATCAACGAGCACGAATATGTCGTTGTCTTCTTCACCGGTCCCTGCGAACCCGGCGAGACCTGCGACCACACTCTGAACGCCCTGGAAAGCATCGACGACGAGTTGGACGAGGCTGGCATCATTTTTGTTACCACAGAAGATACGGGTGTCGCCAAGAAGTACAATGTCAAGACCTATCCACGCCTGGTGTTCTTCAGGAACCGTGATCCTTTGCACTTTACCGGAGACCTGGACGACGAAGACGAAGTGTTGGCCTGGATTACCGACGACGAAACCCTCGAAATTCCCGGAAAAATCGAGGAGGTCAATGTGAAGATGTTGGATAAGATCTTGGCTGAAAACGATCACGTTGTCGTGTTCTTCt ATGCTGAGGGCGATAAGAAGGCCCAGAAGATCCTTAACGAGCTGGAGAACATCGATGACGAGTGCGAGGAAAAAGACATTGACTTTGTAAAGACATCCGACGATGATATTGATAAGGAATACGATCTGCCCGGTCTGCCGGCACTTGCATTTTATAGACATAAGTTTAGAACAATTTACACCG gTGACCTGATGAAGGAAGAGGAAATTCTTGAGTGGGTTATTGACTTGCACGAGTCTACAGCTGATGTCATTGAATCTGTCGATCGTAAGACCCTGCAAGTTTTGATCAACGATGTTGAGCACCTGGCTGTGTTCTTCT ATGACGATGAATGCGAATCGTGTTCTGATATCTTGGAGGAACTGGAAAACATCGACGATGACACCGATAAGCACGGAATACAGTTTGTCAAATCAAATGACGTTAAGCTGGCCCATGAAATTGGCATTTTCGCATTCCCAGCTTTGGTCTACTACGAGACCGGCGTCCCGATTATGTATGATG GTAATATTGCAAGCAATCAGGACGTCTTCAACTGGATCCTCGAACAGAAGGCCGACCAAAGCATTCAGCTAATTAATCGTGATCAACTCTTCGAGTATATAGGCACCAAAGACTTTTTAGCGGTTGTTTTTT ACAAAGAAGATGATCCCGACTCGCCACGAGTGCTACGGCACATCGAACTAATCGACGATGAGGCTGCCgaatatggcatttatatagTGAAAATGCACGACAAACTGATGGCCAAGAAGTACGGATACAGGAATCCCCCGGGCCTGACCTATTTCCGGAAGGGCAAGTACATCAACTACGATGGCGACATcgacgacgaggaggaggTACTCGACTGGCTGACCAGTCCGGCCAACATGGAGATGACCGACCACATCGAGCAGGTCAACCGCAAGATGTTCGAGAAGATCCGCAAGAACTCCGACTACGTGGCGGTGATCTTCT ATAGCGATGAGTGCAAGCAGTGTCCTCGCGTCCTTGCCGAGGTGGAGCACATAGACGACGAGGCGGACAAGGCGGGCATCGACTTTGTCAAGATCGACGACAAGCAGATGGCCAAGGAGTACGGGGTGTTTGCCCTGCCTGCCATTGTCTTCTTCAAGCCCACATCCAAGGAGCCAGTCATTTACGCCG GTGATCTTTACGAAGAAGAACAGATCCTTACTTGGCTGATCACGCAAAAGGATCCAAGTGGAGATGTTATCGAAGATCTCGAAGGCGAAAGACTCGTTCACCTGATCGAAGAGTCTGGCTCCATAGCCGTGTACTTTT GGAACAAGACCAAGTGCGACATTTGTAATTCGAAGGCGGCGCGCAAGGCGCGTCTGAAAAAGGAGCGGGATCAGCACCAGCAGGAGGGCGGAGCAGCCAGCGCCGCAGCCGCCTTCGGCAGTGAGGCAGATCCTTCCGAGGCGGCCGCTGGTGGGGCGGAGGACTCGCCCGGGGCAGGGGCAGGCTCCGAGGGGGAGTCGGCACCGCCGGCCTCGGCAGCTGCTCCACCGGATGCATCGACCGGCAAGCAAGAGGATG ATGCGGATGGCTGTGAGCAGTGCACCAAGGTTCTTGAGGAGCTGGAAAACATCGATGACGACTGCGATAAGCATGGCATTACCTTCGTGAAGACCAGGGACTTCTCCGTGGCCGATGGTTATGGTGTGCATGAGTATCCTGCTTTAGTCTACTTCGAGGGAGGAATACCCAACGTCTTCGAGG GTGAACTTAGCGAAGAGGAGGAGGTGCTGCAGTGGCTCATCACACAGAAGACCGAAGATCGCATCGAGCTCATCACTCGCCAAATGCTCGAGACCATGGTGGAGGAGACCCAGTACCTAGCCGTGTACTTCT ACAAAATCAACTGCAACATATGCGACCAGATATTAGAGGGACTGGAACTGATCGATGACGAATGCGATGTGTTCGGAATTCATATGGTCAAGATACAAGATCCCCAGCTGGCCAAGCGTTATTCGATTAAGACCTTCCCGGCTTTGGTTTATTTCAG AAACGGAAATCCCTTGTTATTTGAGGGAGACCTGCAAAACGAGCAGTCTGTATTGGAATGGCTTATCGATGATGACAACCGTGAGTTGGCCGATGAAATCGAGGAGGTCAACGAGCGCATGTTGGATCGTCTAATGGCCGAGTCCACCCTGTTAGTGGTTTTCTTTT ATGACGATGACTGTGCTGAGTGCGAAGAGATTTTGGAAGAGCTGGAGGAGATTGATGGCGAAGCCGATATGTTTGGCATTGATTTTGTAAAGATTGCTAGTATGCAGGCAGCCAAAACATACGAAATTGTCAATATACCTTCCCTGGTATATTTCCG aaaacAAGTGCCTGTCCTCTATGATGGAGATTTGCACCAACACGATAAGGTTATTACTTGGCTGACGTCCCAAGATGTATTCGAAATCAAAAACGAAATAGAAGAAGTTAACCGCAAAATGCTTGACAAACTACTGGAAGAGAACGAGTTCTTGGCCGTGTTCTTCT ATGAACACAATCAGCCGGACAGTACTGCAGCTCTGGAGAAACTCGAAAACATTGACAGCGAGACAGACAATTTGGATATTACATTTGTAAAGATGGCCGACTCACGGTATGCCAAGAAATGGGGCGTCACCAAGCTGCCAGCAATGGTCTACTTCCGCCGACGCTTCCCTAGCATCTATAGGG GTGACCTTCTATCCGAGGACGAGGTGCTGGAGTGGCTGCGCAAGAACCGCTTCCGCCAACCCGAGCTGAACATCTTTATGTACGCCCTGATCGCCCTGGCGGTGGCCTTTGTGATCTATACAGCCTTCCTGCTGCAGTGCTTCAAGCCGGCGCCACCACCTCCTGTCCAGCACCCCAAGCAGTCGTGA
- the LOC119551339 gene encoding FK506-binding protein 5 isoform X6 produces MTFTRLKTLSLLVCALLALSFPGYVNGATNNNSKKGSQPVAPIEPEAVIEEVNAKQLEKLLADKDYVAVFWYARSCVTCDKVLAELEKIDDDTDSFGVDFVKINDKRLAKQYGIKNFPALTYFREKEPIIYDGDLMDEEGVLDFLTSLEAMDLPDRIEEVNSKILQKIIEDTDFVAVLFCPDHETCPPRVMDKQQCRKCAKALQELENIDDEADQLGIGFVKIHDEALADEYNLGNLPALVYYRHQTPIIYEGELQREEDVLEWLVQNKSTGDEDDVIEDVTSKTLSTLISNIDNLVVLFYDHGNDDSMTVLEELEQIDDDCDKHGIQFVKIDDAKAAADYGIDSIPAIVYFEKEIPNVYDGDLMDEEQILKWLLGQLERDEIEDVTDEMLDTMIKEGRVIAVLFYDNNDKKSQKVLEELENIDDECDALGITFVKIDNPEEAVEYGINKVPKLIYFEKGIPTIYEGNLEDEEKLLKWLTDQTSSDQIEDITDEMLDLIIEKMPHVAVLFYDKDQKKSQKILAELENIDDECDQNDIAFVKIDDDKEAKEWGIDEIPSIVLFERGIPHIYEGDLMKEDELLGWLVHQKRYSEIPEVTDEMKDKLVENTEHLAVIFYDKDDKQDMRILNELENIDDELEKEGIVIVRIDNAAEAKEYGLDHLPALIYFENKIPALYEGDLMNEDEVLEWLLVQKKTATIEEVTDEILVNLINEHEYVVVFFTGPCEPGETCDHTLNALESIDDELDEAGIIFVTTEDTGVAKKYNVKTYPRLVFFRNRDPLHFTGDLDDEDEVLAWITDDETLEIPGKIEEVNVKMLDKILAENDHVVVFFYAEGDKKAQKILNELENIDDECEEKDIDFVKTSDDDIDKEYDLPGLPALAFYRHKFRTIYTGDLMKEEEILEWVIDLHESTADVIESVDRKTLQVLINDVEHLAVFFYDDECESCSDILEELENIDDDTDKHGIQFVKSNDVKLAHEIGIFAFPALVYYETGVPIMYDGNLKNENRVLQWLVNQKSNDDDGSDEKIVKLRYPKENDEDKREKLKRLQSSIRNERLRQKKLLVKNGDEDEEDETGEKGTDKDDEDDEDDDNGEDEDDEDEDDNNGDDEDEDDEEDNNGDDEDEDDEDDEDNNGDDKDDDDNNGNDEDEDDEDNNKDEDDDEDNNEDDEEDEDDNNEDDEDEDDEEDNNGDDEDEDDEEDNNGDDEDEDDNNGDDEDEDDEDNNGDDEDDEDDNNNGDDEDDDDEEDKNGDDEDDEEDNNGDDEDDEDDDNKGDDEDDDDEEDKNGEDDEEDTDGDDKDLDGDDEDDDEDDDEEEDIKSKPKYRHTAKGRTIHRLADLCSGRLIDEIDDECFYVGLGHDGHSAKRGNNFVPNDYKPFQCCPTKLEKSTKVPKMTAQRIGHSEGDQGKRPIGGGNFQFAGSASKSSGKPVASKKQTKAPAPKDSEEDDDEEKPLVKVSYANKRSGGSNKPQAGKKVVAKDNNDEESQEVEKAAKQKSSKKSGKLNVKTGYLSVGVRQQV; encoded by the exons ATGACTTTCACTCGCCTCAAGACTCTTTCGCTGCTCGTGTGCGCTCTGCTGGCACTGAGTTTTCCCGGATATGTGAACGGCGctaccaacaacaacagcaagaAGGGCTCGCAGCCAGTGGCGCCCATCGAACCGGAAGCCGTCATCGAGGAGGTCAATGCCAAGCAGCTGGAGAAGCTCCTGGCCGACAAGGATTACGTGGCCGTCTTCTGGT ATGCGCGTAGCTGCGTGACCTGTGATAAGGTTTTAGCGGAACTCGAGAAAATCGACGATGACACCGACTCCTTCGGTGTGGACTTTGTGAAAATCAACGACAAACGACTAGCCAAACAGTATGGCATCAAGAACTTCCCCGCCCTCACCTACTTCAG GGAAAAGGAGCCTATCATCTACGATGGCGACCTCATGGACGAGGAGGGCGTGCTCGACTTCCTCACCTCGCTGGAGGCCATGGATCTGCCCGATCGCATCGAGGAGGTCAATTCCAAGATTTTGCAGAAGATCATCGAGGACACCGACTTTGTAGCCGTTCTATTCT GTCCAGATCATGAAACATGCCCGCCCAGGGTTATGG ACAAACAGCAATGCCGCAAGTGCGCCAAGGCCTTGCAGGAGCTGGAGAATATCGACGACGAAGCCGATCAGCTGGGCATCGGGTTTGTGAAAATTCACGACGAGGCCCTGGCCGACGAGTACAATCTCGGCAATCTGCCAGCCCTGGTCTACTACCGCCACCAGACTCCGATCATATACGAAG GTGAACTTCAGCGGGAGGAGGACGTCTTGGAGTGGTTGGTGCAGAATAAGTCGACGGGCGATGAAGATGATGTTATTGAGGACGTCACTTCGAAGACTCTGTCGACGCTGATCAGCAATATCGACAACCTGGTTGTGCTATTTT ATGATCATGGAAATGACGACTCGATGACCGTGTTGGAGGAGCTAGAGCAAATCGACGACGACTGCGACAAGCATGGCATTCAGTTTGTGAAAATCGACGATGCCAAGGCGGCAGCCGATTACGGAATCGATTCG ATTCCGGCCATTGTTTACTTTGAAAAAGAAATTCCAAATGTGTACGACGGCGATCTCATGGACGAGGAGCAGATTCTGAAATGGTTGTTGGGGCAGTTGGAACGGGATGAGATCGAGGACGTCACGGACGAAATGCTCGACACAATGATCAAAGAAGGACGCGTCATTGCCGTGCTGTTCT ACGACAACAACGACAAGAAGTCCCAGAAAGTGCTCGAAGAGCTCGAGAACATCGACGACGAGTGCGACGCTCTGGGCATTACCTTCGTGAAGATCGACAATCCCGAGGAGGCCGTTGAATATGGCATCAATAAAGTTCCTAAACTGATATACTTTGAAAAAGGCATTCCAACTATTTACGAAGGCAATCTGGAGGACGAGGAGAAGCTCCTGAAATGGCTAACAGACCAAACGAGTTCCGATCAAATCGAGGACATCACCGACGAAATGTTGGATTTGATCATTGAGAAAATGCCCCACGTAGCCGTTCTCTTCT ACGACAAAGACCAAAAGAAATCACAGAAAATCCTCGCAGAATTGGAAAACATTGACGATGAGTGCGATCAGAATGATATTGCCTTTGTCAAGATCGATGATGACAAGGAGGCCAAAGAATGGGGTATCGATGAGATACCATCGATTGTACTCTTTGAACGTGGAATTCCACACATCTACGAGGGTGATCTGATGAAAGAGGATGAGCTGCTTGGCTGGTTGGTGCACCAGAAGCGCTATTCCGAAATTCCCGAAGTCACCGACGAGATGAAGGACAAACTGGTCGAGAACACCGAGCACTTGGCGGTTATCTTCT ACGACAAGGACGATAAGCAGGATATGCGCATCCTGAACGAACTGGAAAACATCGACGATGAGCTGGAGAAGGAGGGTATTGTCATCGTGCGTATCGATAATGCCGCCGAAGCCAAGGAATATGGTCTCGACCATTTGCCCGCCCTCATCTACTTCGAGAACAAGATCCCCGCCCTCTACGAAGGCGATCTGATGAACGAGGATGAGGTTCTGGAGTGGCTGCTGGTGCAGAAGAAGACGGCTACCATCGAGGAGGTCACCGATGAGATCCTGGTCAACCTGATCAACGAGCACGAATATGTCGTTGTCTTCTTCACCGGTCCCTGCGAACCCGGCGAGACCTGCGACCACACTCTGAACGCCCTGGAAAGCATCGACGACGAGTTGGACGAGGCTGGCATCATTTTTGTTACCACAGAAGATACGGGTGTCGCCAAGAAGTACAATGTCAAGACCTATCCACGCCTGGTGTTCTTCAGGAACCGTGATCCTTTGCACTTTACCGGAGACCTGGACGACGAAGACGAAGTGTTGGCCTGGATTACCGACGACGAAACCCTCGAAATTCCCGGAAAAATCGAGGAGGTCAATGTGAAGATGTTGGATAAGATCTTGGCTGAAAACGATCACGTTGTCGTGTTCTTCt ATGCTGAGGGCGATAAGAAGGCCCAGAAGATCCTTAACGAGCTGGAGAACATCGATGACGAGTGCGAGGAAAAAGACATTGACTTTGTAAAGACATCCGACGATGATATTGATAAGGAATACGATCTGCCCGGTCTGCCGGCACTTGCATTTTATAGACATAAGTTTAGAACAATTTACACCG gTGACCTGATGAAGGAAGAGGAAATTCTTGAGTGGGTTATTGACTTGCACGAGTCTACAGCTGATGTCATTGAATCTGTCGATCGTAAGACCCTGCAAGTTTTGATCAACGATGTTGAGCACCTGGCTGTGTTCTTCT ATGACGATGAATGCGAATCGTGTTCTGATATCTTGGAGGAACTGGAAAACATCGACGATGACACCGATAAGCACGGAATACAGTTTGTCAAATCAAATGACGTTAAGCTGGCCCATGAAATTGGCATTTTCGCATTCCCAGCTTTGGTCTACTACGAGACCGGCGTCCCGATTATGTATGATG GTAATCTCAAAAATGAAAACCGTGTGCTGCAGTGGTTAGTCAATCAAAAGA GCAATGATGACGACGGAAGTGATGagaaaattgttaaattgcGCTATCCCAAAGAAAACGATGAGGATAAAagagaaaaattaaaacgtCTGCAGAGTTCGATACGAAATGAAAGATtacgacaaaaaaaattattggttAAAAATggggatgaggatgaggaggaTGAAACTGGGGAGAAGGGTACCGATAAGGACGATGAGGATGACGAAGACGATGATAATGGGGAAGACGAGGATGACGAAGACGAAGACGATAATAATGGGGACGACGAGGACGAAGATGACGAAGAAGATAATAATGGGGATgacgaggacgaggatgaCGAAGACGATGAAGATAATAATGGGGATGACAAGGACGATGATGATAATAATGGGAACGACGAGGACGAAGACGACGAAGATAATAATAAGGACGAAGATGATGACGAAGATAATAATGAAGACGATGAAGAAGACGAAGATGATAATAACGAGGACGACGAGGACGAAGATGATGAAGAAGATAATAACGGGGACGATGAGGACGAAGATGACGAAGAAGATAATAATGGTGACGATGAGGACGAAGATGATAATAATGGTGACGATGAGGACGAAGATGACGAAGATAATAATGGGGACGATGAGGATGACGAAGACGACAATAATAATGGGGACGACGAGGATGACGATGACGAAGAAGATAAAAATGGGGACGATGAAGATGATGAAGAAGATAATAACGGGGACGATGAGGATGACGAAGATGATGATAATAAAGGGGACGACGAGGACGACGATGACGAAGAAGATAAAAATGGGGAGGATGACGAGGAAGATACTGACGGAGACGATAAGGACTTAGATGGGGATGACGAAGATGATGACGAGGACGACGACGAAGAAGAAGATATTAAAAGTAAACCAAAATATAGGCACACGGCCAAGGGTCGAACGATACATCGTCTTGCTGACCTTTGCTCGGGTCGGCTTATAGATGAAATAG ATGACGAATGTTTCTATGTTGGATTGGGTCATGACGGCCATTCAGCTAAGCGCGGCAACAATTTCGTGCCCAACGATTACAAACCATTCCAATGCTGTCCAACCAAATTGGAGAAGTCAACGAAAGTTCCTAAGATGACGGCCCAGCGGATCGGACACAGCGAAGGTGACCAGGGCAAGCGTCCCATTGGCGGCGGTAACTTCCAGTTCGCCGGATCGGCATCCAAGTCCTCCGGCAAGCCGGTGGCATCCAAGAAGCAGACCAAGGCCCCAGCCCCCAAGGACTCCGAGGAGGACGATGATGAGGAGAAGCCCCTGGTCAAGGTGTCGTATGCCAACAAGCGATCCGGAGGAAGCAACAAGCCGCAGGCTGGCAAGAAGGTGGTGGCCAAGGACAACAACGACGAGGAGTCCCAGGAGGTGGAGAAGGCGGCCAAGCAGAAGTCGTCGAAGAAATCCGGCAAGCTGAATGTCAAAACCG GATATCTCTCTGTGGGAGTAAGGCAACAAGTTTAA